From Nguyenibacter vanlangensis, one genomic window encodes:
- a CDS encoding tartrate dehydrogenase, whose protein sequence is MTTYSIAVLPGDGIGKEVMPEALKVLKRVGQLCGIGFAFRHFDWSCETWLKTGRMMPDDGMAQLAQNDAILLGAVGYPGVPDHLSLWGMLLKIRREFDQYVNLRPVRLLPGIPCPLAGKKPGDVDFWIVRENVEGEYSQIGGRFAEGTPAEGVAQTAIFTRLGTDRILRYAFELARGLGRPHVTSATKSNGLFHSMPYWDERFAAIGRDYPDVRTDQYHIDILAARFVMSPERFDVVVGSNLFGDILSDLGPGMTGTIAVAPSANINPEKAYPSMFEPVHGSAPDIYGQAIANPIGQIWAAAMMLDHLGEAEAGGMILRALSAVLERADAPRTPDMGGSAKTADLGEAIAAALPAS, encoded by the coding sequence ATGACGACATATTCGATCGCCGTGCTGCCCGGCGACGGCATCGGCAAGGAGGTCATGCCCGAGGCGCTGAAGGTCCTAAAGCGCGTGGGGCAATTATGCGGCATCGGTTTCGCCTTCCGCCATTTCGACTGGAGCTGCGAGACCTGGCTGAAGACCGGGCGCATGATGCCCGATGACGGCATGGCGCAACTGGCGCAGAACGACGCGATCCTGCTGGGCGCGGTGGGATATCCGGGCGTGCCGGACCATCTGTCGCTCTGGGGGATGCTGCTGAAGATCCGCCGGGAATTCGACCAGTACGTCAATCTGCGCCCGGTGCGCCTGCTGCCCGGCATTCCCTGCCCGCTGGCGGGCAAGAAACCGGGCGACGTCGATTTCTGGATCGTGCGGGAAAACGTCGAAGGCGAATATTCCCAAATTGGGGGCCGCTTCGCGGAAGGCACGCCGGCCGAAGGCGTCGCGCAGACCGCCATCTTTACCCGCCTCGGCACCGACCGGATCCTGCGCTATGCGTTCGAGCTGGCGCGCGGTCTGGGCCGGCCGCACGTGACCTCGGCCACCAAGTCCAACGGCCTGTTCCATTCCATGCCGTATTGGGACGAGCGGTTCGCGGCGATCGGCCGGGACTATCCCGACGTGCGGACCGACCAGTACCATATCGACATCCTGGCAGCGCGCTTCGTCATGTCGCCCGAACGGTTCGACGTGGTGGTCGGCAGCAACCTGTTCGGCGATATCCTGTCCGACCTGGGGCCGGGCATGACCGGAACCATCGCGGTGGCGCCGTCCGCCAACATCAATCCCGAGAAGGCTTATCCGTCGATGTTCGAGCCGGTGCATGGCTCGGCGCCCGACATCTACGGACAGGCGATCGCCAATCCGATCGGCCAGATCTGGGCGGCGGCGATGATGCTCGACCATCTGGGCGAGGCCGAGGCCGGCGGCATGATCCTGCGCGCCCTGTCGGCCGTCCTGGAACGGGCGGACGCGCCGCGCACGCCCGACATGGGCGGCAGCGCAAAGACGGCGGACCTTGGCGAGGCCATCGCGGCGGCGCTGCCGGCCTCATAG